From the Theileria equi strain WA chromosome 4 map unlocalized gcontig_1105316255041, whole genome shotgun sequence genome, one window contains:
- a CDS encoding signal peptide containing protein (encoded by transcript BEWA_048870A) gives MIMTTLVIVVFCIRLCFVFGLHNCNERDSPGTRLSRGKADESADFNGPQTQHTYILDIMDPDIGLVSVQEGEQYGVHQKSYHPMAGKKITVLAYGKTILWEETSATRFLYLDSFAKNGKMLLSLCLLESGDIEYHYLKHANNVWTRLSEMDFCKEYTRMRGRRIKIPLTSSQDVSSTYTEYGPEDLTEFENEAEKGRQEMHIILDIAKPDEKITVSESEIDGVSYKGYFMGEALTLSSLSEKGVEIWNASPGNECKFVYLCTSGKTSLMILDIHRNGRLHHMHFRKNGKRWERISTERFDAYFKNMMDKKEKRRASRKKR, from the coding sequence ATGATCATGACGACTCTAGTCATTGTAGTCTTTTGCATTAGACTCTGTTTTGTGTTTGGTCTGCACAACTGTAATGAAAGAGATTCGCCTGGAACGAGATTGTCTAGAGGAAAAGCGGACGAATCTGCGGATTTTAATGGACCACAAACTCAACACACCTACATTCTGGACATTATGGACCCGGACATTGGTTTGGTAAGTGTACAAGAAGGGGAACAGTATGGTGTCCACCAGAAGAGTTACCATCCAATGGCAGGAAAGAAGATTACCGTCTTGGCTTACGGAAAGACCATACTATGGGAGGAAACAAGTGCAACCAGATTCCTCTATCTAGACTCCTTTGCCAAGAATGGTAAAATGCTCTTAAGTCTCTGCCTGTTGGAGAGCGGAGACATCGAGTACCACTACCTTAAACATGCCAACAACGTCTGGACTAGACTGAGTGAAATGGACTTTTGCAAGGAATACACAAGAATGAGGGGTCGTAGAATAAAAATCCCCCTAACCTCTTCCCAGGATGTTAGCAGTACCTACACGGAATATGGGCCTGAGGACTTGACggaatttgaaaatgaagcTGAGAAAGGACGGCAGGAAATGCACATTATCCTGGACATTGCAAAACCGGACGAGAAGATCACAGTCAGTGAAAGTGAAATTGATGGCGTAAGCTACAAGGGCTACTTCATGGGAGAAGCTCTGACCCTGTCTTCGCTCTCAGAAAAGGGAGTAGAGATTTGGAATGCAAGTCCAGGTAATGAATGCAAATTCGTTTACTTGTGCACCAGTGGAAAGACATCCCTCATGATTCTGGATATTCACAGAAATGGTCGACTCCACCACATGCATTTCCGAAAGAATGGCAAAAGGTGGGAGAGAATTAGCACAGAACGCTTCGATGCATACTTCAAGAATATGATGGATAAGAAGGAGAAAAGGAGAGCCTCtaggaagaaaaggtag
- a CDS encoding hypothetical protein (encoded by transcript BEWA_048860A), with the protein MGAATSTLKLNLQNKCVDGNKRCNCSPRPPDLAAIREDKIPKVTGFVKYTHSVPGGCFTLLTVLDENCHPINGIHKTENVTSVSAYYWKHELSRDGLPTKALLVEVVQEGGKYTYYKDNGSGTKWSVNPQSTQLQGKELETQLDSLNCRLNDAVTMDLTKTYSETHKNGRYCCEYHKSRVAVTSVPVSCENLDHKNKSKLTAYKHSIEGSNMKLACIKYYLNAGSDDRKNIRSTTGLQFPISTPITVYTFNCDIGNPVLIYVESKGDTAKGWFRKKPTISNDNTDEEWTEANELKDIAPGNIKDCSSHTNWKALVAALNSAGCNCYSKCNTTSESGNPGTGAENKDPNKFSEVTLPPEPPKEGTPVEYPDFTIEKASHFQHADSEDPEKDVDVIGYVEFSDYRDSYPVFPVDITVGSPVLPYRFDVEDFEVVVCDRDTQDHKITIDYDTTDIYGHDSTIGAPNTRDYVRHIDIESTLEPIDLFLKETHLETYDPKTTKTNERIIPVSVDVSSPLAEGVPPTATGKGGDIGEYRYARNGYLPFTSGPSDSYSFGGWSFQETTAKTGQPQRLSGNSGGTMIAENSSKRNFNLNIPSIITSSILGASGSLTGFGWWIYKRSRGDPWVRYGYPIECLKNVPYLVCIDSSLDFSSLVSIYSYCPFCSHQLRH; encoded by the coding sequence ATGGGTGCTGCTACATCTACACTCAAGTTAAATCTGCAgaacaaatgtgtagatggCAACAAAAGATGTAATTGTTCTCCCCGACCACCTGACTTAGCAGCTATAAGGGAGGATAAAATTCCCAAGGTTACTGGTTTTGTTAAATATACTCACAGTGTTCCAGGAGGATGTTTCACGCTTTTAACAGTACTAGATGAAAATTGCCATCCTATTAACGGAATCCATAAAACGGAGAATGTAACATCAGTTTCAGCATATTATTGGAAGCATGAGTTGAGTAGGGATGGCCTACCTACAAAGGCTCTCCTAGTTGAAGTAGTACAAGAAGGTGGAAAATACACTTATTATAAGGATAATGGTAGTGGTACTAAATGGAGTGTAAATCCCCAATCTACTCAACTCCAAGGTAAGGAGCTTGAGACACAACTTGACAGTCTTAACTGTAGACTTAACGATGCGGTCACTATGGATCTTACTAAAACTTATTCGGAGACTcataagaatggaaggtACTGCTGTGAATATCATAAAAGTAGAGTTGCTGTCACTTCTGTACCAGTTTCTTGTGAGAATTTGGATCATAAGAATAAAAGCAAACTTACAGCCTATAAACACTCCATCGAAGGGTCTAACATGAAGCTTGCCTGTATTAAGTACTACCTCAATGCTGGTTCTGATGATAGAAAGAACATAAggtctactactggactaCAGTTTCCCATCTCTACTCCGATCACTGTTTACACATTCAATTGCGACATTGGTAATCCAGTGTTAATATATGTAGAATCCAAGGGAGACACAGCTAAAGGCTGGTTCAGGAAGAAGCCTACTATTAGTAATGACAACACGGATGAAGAATGGACAGAAGCAAATGAACTCAAAGATATAGCACCAGGTAACATAAAAGACTGTAGTAGTCACACCAACTGGAAGGCACTTGTAGCCGCACTAAATAGTGCTGGTTGTAATTGCTATTCAAAATGTAATACCACATCTGAATCTGGTAATCCTGGTACAGGTGCTGAAAATAAAGACCCTAATAAATTTTCTGAAGTTACTCTTCCTCCTGAACCTCCTAAAGAAGGAACTCCCGTGGAATATCCTGATTTCACCATTGAGAAGGCCAGTCACTTTCAGCATGCAGATTCTGAAGATCCTGAAAAAGATGTGGACGTTATAGGGTATGTTGAATTTTCAGATTATAGAGATTCTTATCCAGTTTTCCCCGTCGATATAACTGTAGGATCTCCTGTTCTTCCATATAGATTTGATGTAGAGGACTTTGAAGTAGTCGTATGTGATAGGGATACCCAGGATCACAAAATTACTATTGATTATGACACAACTGACATTTATGGACATGATTCTACCATAGGCGCTCCTAATACAAGAGATTATGTGAGGCACATAGATATTGAATCAACTTTAGAGCCCATTGACCTATTCTTAAAGGAGACACACCTGGAAACATATGACCCGAAAACGACTAAAACCAATGAAAGAATCATTCCTGTTTCCGTAGATGTATCCTCTCCTCTAGCTGAAGGTGTTCCTCCTACTGCTACTGGCAAGGGTGGTGATATAGGAGAATACAGATATGCAAGGAATGGATACCTTCCATTTACTTCTGGTCCCTCAGATTCTTATAGTTTTGGGGGTTGGAGTTTTCAAGAAACTACTGCTAAAACAGGACAACCGCAAAGACTCTCTGGAAATTCTGGTGGTACAATGATCGCTGAAAACTCTTCTAAGAGAAACTTTAATCTGAACATTCCTTCCATTATTACCTCATCCATCCTTGGTGCTTCAggttctcttactggatttggttggtggatctacaaacgttctagaggagacccttgggttcGATACGGATACCCTATAGAgtgtttaaagaatgtaccatatttaGTATGcatagactcttctctGGACTTTTCCTCCCTAGTAAGCATTTATTCGTACtgcccattctgctcacaccagttgagacattaa
- a CDS encoding signal peptide containing protein (encoded by transcript BEWA_048880A) — MRLFSLLSITFLIGFCYCTPPNSKGDGDKATQQAVQPASVADLKSKADSTLFDVEEAEEGKLPVLRLTAKTGVTAGRLVFDGQTLWTCQGPNDACLSAILYFGESGPIAATYSVKGRKVFEGYRKFVDGKWTSVNKDGFNKLLEELKKDLGDAKKSDEDGKPVESPETPKEEVSTEATKDGSSTSQSTPITQSTEPKEEEYTPVVAGLKTVELDVADVDGNVFVVEESFSGGVPLKTVTPRDGHHISSVMDGEKELWKGLDKEHGQKVMIYYDGESPASVIVNFVKADGAKPWRYHNLKENKWNVVKKEDHEKRLEELKKKASENVPSPSGVIDISALDKGRFQPYEYDGVPTKMMVIGDVPLTKLVDGQEELWSSSEDEKCTYCTLHMRDEKPVLVYLETEGSSGKPYSIFLRDGATWKPTNSYSMELKKLKITPRSTTNFTLDISTRQDTDQCTVFEAPFYTVPTRFYFPRSGFHATDVAHERKSIWKGGNGERAFSVSLHPAENPTVLRIFARDINDVFESYYYQLNGNKWESVKGDDFRRIINNLKSH; from the coding sequence ATGAGGTTATTTTCGCTGTTATCCATAACGTTCCTGATTGGATTTTGTTATTGCACTCCTCCAAATTCAAAAGGAGATGGTGATAAAGCTACGCAGCAAGCTGTTCAGCCTGCTTCTGTAGCTGATCTAAAGTCCAAGGCAGACTCCACTCTCTTTGATGTAGAAGAGGCAGAAGAAGGCAAACTTCCAGTTTTAAGGTTGACTGCCAAGACTGGGGTCACTGCGGGAAGACTTGTGTTTGATGGACAGACACTTTGGACATGTCAAGGTCCCAATGATGCATGTTTGTCAGCCATCTTATACTTTGGAGAAAGCGGACCCATAGCTGCTACATACAGCGTTAAGGGAAGAAAGGTATTCGAAGGCTATCGTAAATttgtagatggaaaatggacTTCAGTAAATAAGGATGGTTTTAACAAGCTACTCGAAGAACTCAAAAAAGACTTAGGAGATGCTAAAAAGTCtgatgaggatggaaaACCTGTAGAATCTCCCGAAACTCCCAAGGAGGAAGTCTCTACAGAAGCCACCAAGGATGGGTCTAGCACTAGTCAGTCTACTCCAATTACTCAGTCAACTGAGCctaaggaggaagaatatacaCCCGTTGTTGCTGGACTAAAGACTGTTGAACTCGATGTCGCTGATGTAGACGGCAATGTCTTTGTGGTTGAGGAATCATTTTCCGGAGGAGTACCTCTCAAGACAGTGACTCCAAGGGATGGTCAtcatatatcctctgttatggatggagagaaggaaTTATGGAAGGGTCTGGATAAGGAGCATGGTCAAAAGGTAATGATCTACTATGATGGAGAGTCTCCTGCATCAGTAAttgtaaactttgtaaaggcTGATGGAGCAAAACCTTGGAGATATCATAATTTGAAGGAGAACAAGTGGAATGTGGTAAAGAAAGAAGACCATGAGAAACGATTGGAGGagctaaagaagaaagCTTCAGAGAACGTCCCTTCTCCTTCCGGGGTGATTGATATCTCAGCGTTAGACAAAGGGCGGTTTCAACCCTATGAGTATGACGGTGTTCCAACAAAAATGATGGTTATTGGAGATGTCCCACTAACAAAGCTTGTTGACGGTCAAGAGGAACTATGGAGTAGCAGTGAAGACGAAAAGTGTACTTATTGTACACTCCACATGAGGGATGAGAAGCCAGTTCTTGTCTATCTTGAAACAGAAGGCTCATCTGGGAAGCCATAttcgatatttttaaggGATGGCGCCACATGGAAGCCTACAAATAGTTACAGCATGGAACTAAAGAAGCTCAAAATAACTCCACGATCAACCACAAACTTTACTCTTGATATTTCTACTAGACAAGACACAGACCAGTGCACAGTATTTGAAGCTCCATTTTACACTGTACCCACCAGATTCTACTTTCCGAGGTCTGGCTTTCATGCTACCGATGTTGCTCATGAAAGAAAGTCTATATGGAAAGGTGGGAACGGTGAGAGAGCATTTTCTGTGAGTCTTCACCCAGCTGAAAATCCGACTGTACTGCGCATTTTTGCCAGAGATATCAATGATGTATTCGAGAGCTACTACTACCAACTCAATGGGAATAAATGGGAGTCGGTAAAAGGGGACGATTTTAGGAGAATCATAAACAACTTAAAATCGCACTAA
- a CDS encoding hypothetical protein (encoded by transcript BEWA_048850A), translating into MTTYQEQSVENANDVDQRSVETLAEALGVDKDQKTESFATLESASSQEHFVDTIDAMDDKESPLGDQDAKNVDSERIDNCMESLHEGGKLEQQPRDAKENESAPSTETSRHHRGVTTPPADSTGQEDLPKDDLFFPFISPPGESTFYYALTVATSGDLNKESSVEEKTCALSRDNSFSLQGHSFDSSQPFVMHSNKENMEHKEREDASSSLETQRTYSEHAESTRTTSQPLKTPLIQGVTPSIQFVQAIPPGLQTLKVIPTLQHPLAQKFACKIDDTHAVNTPCSVTPLQAGHALLSTQPGGRAVLPVPQYLVPGSHSIMASATVHNRQVLSGLVPILPARLPEKQPETDKKSSSTKESDALLDLDGAPVRRATEKLTPVESFNNVFIFAKKVIIRTSLLMQYLFCTIAVFYCTIAITTPEWFRNTVEYSIDGIKGHSHTYVGLFGLTRSDAAKLKDGTTVTLQRGPIKFQELYKTNTFEESEFVEQSGCFRSIYSVGNLGEEKTEQFTELYGNIVYDVVAQETKNLEYAGELLFYLALISVAVLGAAILLSFERGLSEVVRPPWRILMRNLAIFLWIGSVAVAIVGFTLWAYWSGGSIFVSEDGKMVPGKLFYSAYFFITYMAASGLGLVFYIVNCVALPTKRLPRFERTSAASTSIDIGV; encoded by the coding sequence ATGACGACTTACCAGGAGCAAAGTGTTGAAAATGCAAACGACGTGGACCAGCGGTCCGTAGAGACCCTGGCCGAGGCCCTTGGGGTCGACAAGGACCAGAAAACAGAGAGCTTTGCAACTCTGGAAAGCGCTTCTTCGCAGGAGCATTTTGTCGACACAATCGACGCCATGGATGACAAAGAGTCGCCGTTGGGCGACCAGGATGCCAAGAACGTCGATTCGGAGCGAATAGACAACTGCATGGAGTCCTTGCACGAGGGAGGAAAACTCGAGCAGCAACCACGAGACGCCAAGGAGAATGAATCTGCACCCAGCACTGAGACCAGTCGGCACCACAGAGGAGTGACTACCCCTCCCGCCGATTCCACAGGACAAGAAGATTTGCCAAAGGACGACCTCTTTTTCCCGTTTATCTCACCCCCGGGAGAATCTACTTTTTACTATGCACTAACAGTGGCCACAAGTGGAGATTTAAACAAGGAGTCTTCCGTGGAAGAAAAGACATGCGCTTTGTCGAGGGATAATTCCTTCTCTTTGCAAGGCCATTCTTTTGATTCTTCACAACCATTTGTTATGCATTCAAACAAGGAGAATATGGAGCACAAGGAAAGAGAAGATGCTTCCAGCAGCTTGGAGACCCAAAGGACCTATTCCGAACATGCGGAAAGCACTAGGACTACATCACAGCCATTAAAAACTCCATTAATCCAAGGGGTTACTCCATCCATTCAATTTGTTCAGGCAATTCCGCCAGGATTGCAAACCCTAAAGGTCATACCGACACTACAACATCCCTTGGCACAAAAATTTGCGTGCAAAATAGACGACACTCATGCAGTGAATACACCTTGCAGTGTTACTCCACTACAGGCTGGTCATGCCCTGCTTTCCACACAGCCCGGTGGCCGTGCAGTACTTCCAGTACCGCAGTACCTAGTACCAGGCTCACATTCCATTATGGCATCAGCCACGGTACACAATAGACAGGTTCTGTCTGGACTAGTGCCAATTTTGCCGGCCAGGCTTCCAGAGAAGCAGCCAGAAACAGATAAAAAGTCATCAAGCACAAAGGAATCAGATGCTTTACTAGACTTGGATGGAGCACCTGTCAGGAGAGCGACTGAGAAACTCACACCAGTGGAATCATTCAATAATGTCTTTATATTCGCCAAAAAGGTTATTATTCGCACATCATTGTTGATGCAATATCTATTCTGTACGATCGCCGTGTTTTACTGTACGATTGCAATCACTACTCCGGAATGGTTTCGTAACACTGTAGAATACTCTATTGATGGTATAAAGGGTCATAGCCATACCTATGTCGGTTTATTTGGTTTAACACGTAGCGATGCAGCAAAGCTGAAGGACGGAACAACTGTCACTCTTCAGAGAGGTCCAATAAAATTTCAGGAACTCTACAAGACAAACACATTTGAAGAAAGTGAGTTTGTGGAACAATCTGGCTGTTTTAGGAGTATATATTCAGTTGGAAATTTAGGAGAAGAAAAGACTGAGCAGTTTACAGAATTGTACGGGAATATAGTTTATGATGTTGTCGCACAAGAGACCAAAAATTTAGAATATGCTGGAGAGCTCTTGTTTTACCTGGCACTCATCTCAGTAGCAGTACTTGGCGCTGCAATTTTGCTTAGTTTTGAAAGGGGACTGTCTGAAGTGGTGCGACCTCCATGGCGCATTTTAATGAGGAATTTAGCCATTTTCCTGTGGATCGGATCAGTTGCCGTTGCAATTGTTGGATTTACACTGTGGGCCTACTGGAGTGGCGGCTCCATTTTTGTGAGCgaagatggtaaaatgGTACCCGGAAAACTATTTTATTCAGCCTACTTTTTCATAACTTACATGGCAGCAAGCGGATTAGGACTGGTATTTTACATTGTAAATTGCGTTGCACTACCAACAAAGAGGCTGCCAAGATTTGAACGCACAAGTGCCGCTAGCACTTCAATTGATATTGGGGTTTAA